From the Micromonospora sediminicola genome, one window contains:
- a CDS encoding helix-turn-helix domain-containing protein, with translation MYRERAEERIRGAVRWASVSDGAGQTRVLPDGCLDLLWSSRAGLLVAGPDRTAHLSRSVPGERWIGLRLPPGTGPSVFGVPAEELRDLRVPLADLWGRDAEVLAARVEEAASAAAGWSDAGAVVLAEVARARLAAAGGPDPLGARVAARLAAGATVAAAAAEVGLGARALHRRSLALFGYGPKTLARILRMRRALDLAHTGAPLAEVAARTGYADQAHLTRDVREFAGVPPTRLLGG, from the coding sequence ATGTACCGGGAGCGGGCCGAGGAGCGGATCCGGGGCGCGGTGCGGTGGGCGAGCGTGTCCGACGGCGCGGGGCAGACACGGGTGCTGCCGGACGGGTGCCTGGACCTGCTCTGGTCCAGCCGGGCCGGCCTGCTGGTCGCCGGCCCCGACCGGACCGCCCACCTGTCCCGGTCGGTGCCGGGGGAGCGGTGGATCGGGCTGCGCCTGCCGCCGGGCACGGGCCCGTCCGTGTTCGGGGTGCCGGCGGAGGAACTCCGCGACCTCCGCGTCCCGCTCGCCGACCTCTGGGGACGGGACGCGGAGGTCCTGGCCGCGCGGGTCGAGGAGGCGGCATCGGCCGCCGCCGGCTGGTCGGACGCCGGCGCGGTGGTTTTGGCCGAGGTCGCCAGGGCCCGCCTGGCGGCCGCCGGGGGCCCCGACCCGCTCGGCGCCCGGGTGGCCGCCCGGCTGGCCGCGGGGGCGACGGTCGCCGCGGCGGCCGCCGAGGTCGGCCTCGGCGCGCGGGCCCTGCACCGGCGCAGCCTGGCCCTGTTCGGGTACGGCCCGAAGACGCTCGCCCGGATCCTGCGGATGCGTCGCGCGCTCGACCTGGCCCACACCGGCGCGCCGCTCGCCGAGGTCGCCGCCCGGACCGGGTACGCCGACCAGGCCCACCTCACCCGCGATGTCCGGGAGTTCGCCGGCGTGCCCCCGACGCGCCTGCTCGGCGGCTGA
- a CDS encoding VOC family protein, with the protein MTPQFDLVGTVVTDMARTLDFYRRLGLPIPPGADTEPHVEVTLPSGVRLAWDTVETIRSFHPAFDPSGGNSRMSLAFRCADPAEVDRWYAELTAAGHHGELPPWDAFWGQRYAVLHDPDGNGVDLFAPLPAD; encoded by the coding sequence ATGACACCGCAGTTCGATCTCGTCGGGACGGTCGTCACCGACATGGCCCGCACGCTCGACTTCTACCGCCGGCTGGGGCTGCCGATCCCACCCGGCGCCGACACCGAGCCCCACGTGGAGGTCACGCTGCCCTCCGGCGTACGACTGGCCTGGGACACCGTGGAGACGATCCGCAGCTTCCACCCCGCCTTCGACCCGTCCGGCGGCAACTCCCGGATGAGCCTCGCCTTCCGCTGCGCCGACCCGGCGGAGGTGGACCGCTGGTACGCCGAGCTGACCGCCGCCGGCCACCACGGGGAGCTGCCGCCGTGGGACGCCTTCTGGGGCCAGCGGTACGCGGTCCTGCACGACCCGGACGGCAACGGCGTGGACCTGTTCGCGCCGCTGCCCGCCGACTGA
- a CDS encoding methyltransferase domain-containing protein — translation MTIPDTGVRVEPGSFRDPGNRVFHRGDEVLRGLDERSARDWRALSAADFFRNLTATGQVVGTEELTPTPVDAPWAAVLRHERIPFVSHPYEWSYAMLRDAALLHLDVLGAALDAGFTTKDGSAYNVQWRGARPVFIDVGSFEALRDGEPWAGYRQFCQTLLYPLLVQAHLGLDFQPFLRARVDGIEPDQMRRLFAGTRRFRAGVPTHVHLHGAMQARNSAASTSDVRAQLRDAGFSRELARATVRGLTKLVRRLDHRSGDSHWTDYQRTCAYSVPDRQAKETFVDRAVAATGPGTVLDLGANDGRYARVAARHAAHVVAVEQDPVVVDALYRALRDEGEQRILPLVLDLADPSPGGGWRGVERAAFADRARADVVLALAVVHHLAIGRNVPLPEVLDQLTAFTATGGALVVEFVHPEDPMARRLLANKPDGLFPDYRRDTFEALLARRGRVVARTELPSGTRTLYQVVVGG, via the coding sequence GTGACGATCCCCGACACCGGCGTACGCGTCGAGCCCGGCTCGTTCCGCGACCCCGGCAACCGCGTCTTCCACCGCGGCGACGAGGTGCTGCGCGGCCTCGACGAGCGCTCCGCCCGCGACTGGCGCGCCCTGTCCGCCGCCGACTTCTTCCGGAACCTCACCGCCACCGGTCAGGTCGTCGGCACCGAGGAGCTGACCCCGACACCGGTCGACGCGCCCTGGGCCGCGGTGCTGCGACACGAGCGGATCCCGTTCGTGTCGCACCCCTACGAGTGGTCGTACGCGATGCTGCGCGACGCGGCGCTGCTGCACCTGGACGTGCTGGGCGCCGCGCTGGACGCCGGCTTCACCACCAAGGACGGCTCGGCCTACAACGTGCAGTGGCGCGGCGCCCGGCCGGTCTTCATCGACGTCGGCTCCTTCGAGGCGCTGCGCGACGGCGAGCCCTGGGCCGGCTACCGGCAGTTCTGCCAGACGCTGCTCTACCCCCTGCTCGTCCAGGCCCACCTCGGCCTGGACTTCCAGCCGTTCCTGCGGGCCCGCGTCGACGGGATCGAGCCGGACCAGATGCGCCGGTTGTTCGCCGGGACCCGACGCTTCCGGGCCGGCGTGCCCACCCACGTGCACCTGCACGGCGCGATGCAGGCCCGCAACTCCGCCGCCAGCACCAGCGACGTCCGCGCCCAGCTGCGCGACGCCGGCTTCTCCCGGGAGCTGGCCCGGGCCACCGTACGCGGGCTGACGAAGCTGGTCCGCCGGCTCGACCACCGGTCCGGCGACAGCCACTGGACGGACTACCAGCGCACCTGCGCGTACTCGGTGCCGGACCGGCAGGCCAAGGAGACCTTCGTCGACCGGGCCGTCGCCGCCACCGGCCCCGGCACGGTGCTGGACCTGGGCGCCAACGACGGCCGGTACGCCCGCGTCGCCGCCCGGCACGCCGCGCACGTGGTCGCGGTCGAGCAGGACCCGGTCGTGGTCGACGCGCTCTACCGCGCCCTGCGCGACGAGGGGGAGCAGCGCATCCTGCCGCTGGTGCTGGACCTGGCCGACCCGTCGCCCGGCGGTGGCTGGCGCGGCGTCGAACGGGCCGCGTTCGCCGACCGGGCCCGCGCCGACGTGGTGCTCGCCCTGGCCGTGGTGCACCACCTGGCGATCGGCCGCAACGTTCCGCTGCCGGAGGTGCTGGACCAGCTCACCGCGTTCACCGCGACCGGCGGCGCCCTGGTGGTGGAGTTCGTCCACCCGGAGGACCCGATGGCCCGCCGGCTGCTGGCCAACAAGCCGGACGGGCTCTTCCCCGACTACCGGCGGGACACCTTCGAGGCGCTGCTGGCGCGCCGGGGGCGGGTGGTCGCCCGCACCGAGCTGCCGTCCGGCACCCGCACGCTCTACCAGGTGGTGGTGGGTGGCTGA
- a CDS encoding sulfatase-like hydrolase/transferase yields the protein MAEDVLAPPRERPPDTDRPRRRAGWRAEAARLAEVVALVGLVVTQPLLDVLGRSPDFFLFHRAARGDVLLLVALIALVPTLPFAALGALSLLAGRVTRAVVHTVIVGLLLAALAVQVGRHVTPLRGVPLLVVAGLVGAAAAAAHRRWRALRRMLRVAALGPVVFVGLFLFASPASAVVLPRGEGGAAGTAGAGAHPPVVMIVLDELPLVSLLGPDGRIDAARYPNFAALAAGSTWYRNATGVSGWTPYALPAMLTGRYPERGAAPHYSQYPDNLFTALGGLYQIKAEESITRLCPPSRCEQAITPEQGLGVLTRESGKLLRQLAAPVDSRVDPEDSYREQTAAEVGLDAAEPVPDDPKFRWDTLDDNQPARFTAFLAGLRPADRPTLHFLHLLMPHTPWTYLPSGARYDAPEDLPNDGAGWVDLARARHLAQLGYTDRLIGETLRTLRATGLYDKALVMVTADHGVSFRQDWQGRGMDAIDHAANQVAWVPMFVKEPGQRTGRVDDRNWEHVDLLPTIADETHMRVPWSMDGRSANATARERADKRFYDRPGQPVTITGGVPASVPLPATDPLVGTRVGAVSADGSATVANLAAFDAVDPARGALPALVWGTLPPSVPDGTRLAVAVNGTVGAVVPVVPPDAGGRRFAAFLPDDRLFAAGANRLELYRVQADGKLRRLTLS from the coding sequence GTGGCTGAGGACGTCCTCGCGCCACCGCGGGAGCGCCCGCCGGACACCGACCGGCCCCGGCGGCGGGCCGGCTGGCGGGCCGAGGCGGCGCGGCTGGCCGAGGTGGTGGCGCTGGTCGGGCTGGTGGTCACCCAGCCGCTGCTGGACGTGCTCGGTCGCAGCCCCGACTTCTTCCTGTTCCACCGCGCCGCGCGCGGCGACGTGCTGCTGCTGGTCGCCCTGATCGCGCTGGTGCCGACGCTGCCGTTCGCGGCGCTCGGCGCGCTGTCCCTGCTCGCCGGACGGGTCACCCGCGCCGTGGTGCACACGGTGATCGTGGGACTGCTGCTCGCCGCGTTGGCGGTCCAGGTCGGCCGGCACGTCACGCCGCTGCGCGGCGTACCCCTGCTGGTCGTGGCCGGTCTGGTCGGGGCCGCCGCGGCGGCCGCCCACCGGCGGTGGCGGGCGCTGCGCCGGATGCTGCGGGTGGCCGCGCTCGGGCCGGTGGTCTTCGTCGGGCTGTTCCTGTTCGCCTCCCCGGCCTCGGCCGTGGTGCTGCCGCGGGGCGAGGGTGGCGCGGCCGGGACCGCCGGCGCCGGCGCCCACCCGCCGGTGGTCATGATCGTGCTGGACGAGCTTCCGCTGGTGTCGCTGCTCGGCCCCGACGGGCGGATCGACGCCGCCCGCTATCCCAACTTCGCCGCGCTGGCCGCCGGGTCGACCTGGTACCGCAACGCCACCGGGGTCAGCGGCTGGACGCCGTACGCCCTGCCGGCGATGCTCACCGGGCGCTACCCCGAGCGGGGGGCGGCGCCGCACTACTCGCAGTACCCGGACAACCTGTTCACCGCGCTCGGCGGCCTCTACCAGATCAAGGCCGAGGAGAGCATCACCCGGCTCTGCCCGCCCAGCCGGTGCGAGCAGGCGATCACCCCGGAACAGGGGCTCGGCGTGCTGACCCGGGAGAGCGGGAAACTGCTGCGCCAGCTCGCCGCGCCGGTGGACAGCCGGGTCGACCCGGAGGACTCCTACCGCGAGCAGACCGCGGCCGAGGTCGGCCTGGACGCCGCCGAGCCGGTGCCCGACGACCCGAAGTTCCGCTGGGACACCCTCGACGACAACCAGCCCGCCCGGTTCACCGCGTTCCTGGCCGGCCTGCGCCCCGCCGACCGGCCCACGCTGCACTTCCTGCACCTGCTCATGCCGCACACGCCGTGGACGTACCTGCCTTCCGGGGCGCGCTACGACGCGCCGGAGGACCTGCCCAACGACGGCGCCGGCTGGGTGGACCTGGCCCGGGCCCGGCACCTGGCCCAGCTCGGCTACACCGACCGGCTGATCGGCGAGACGCTGCGGACGCTGCGCGCCACCGGCCTCTACGACAAGGCGCTGGTCATGGTCACCGCCGACCACGGGGTCAGCTTCCGCCAGGACTGGCAGGGACGCGGCATGGACGCCATCGACCACGCCGCGAACCAGGTGGCCTGGGTGCCGATGTTCGTCAAGGAGCCGGGCCAGCGGACCGGCCGGGTCGACGACCGCAACTGGGAACACGTCGACCTGCTGCCCACCATCGCCGACGAGACCCACATGCGGGTGCCCTGGTCGATGGACGGCCGCTCGGCGAACGCCACCGCGCGCGAGCGCGCCGACAAACGCTTCTACGACCGGCCCGGTCAACCCGTCACGATCACCGGCGGGGTGCCCGCGTCGGTGCCGCTGCCCGCCACCGACCCGCTGGTCGGCACCCGGGTCGGCGCCGTGTCGGCCGACGGCTCCGCCACGGTGGCCAACCTCGCCGCGTTCGACGCGGTCGACCCGGCGCGGGGTGCGCTGCCGGCGCTGGTCTGGGGGACCCTGCCCCCGTCGGTGCCGGACGGCACCCGGCTCGCGGTCGCGGTCAACGGCACGGTCGGCGCGGTGGTGCCGGTGGTGCCGCCGGACGCCGGTGGCCGGCGGTTCGCCGCGTTCCTCCCCGACGACCGGCTGTTCGCCGCCGGCGCCAACCGGCTCGAGCTCTACCGGGTGCAGGCCGACGGGAAGCTGCGGCGGCTCACCCTGTCCTGA
- a CDS encoding glycosyltransferase: MTFTQEPRAAVRARPTAEGAVLDVVVPVYNEEADLGPCVRRLHAHLTAHFPYPFRITVADNASVDGTRAVAEALAAELPGVEVVHLAEKGRGRALRAAWSASPAPVLAYMDVDLSTDLAALLPLVAPLLSGHSDLAIGTRLARTSRVVRGAKREVISRGYNLLLRGTLAVRFSDAQCGFKAIRADVAAELLPLVRDTGWFFDTELLVLAQRAGLRIHEVPVDWVDDPDSRVDIVATALADLRGIGRLVRALLTGALPLPRLRAQLGRAPLPAPPAQVPVGLPRQLVRFAAVGVASTLAYLVIFVAARGPLGAQPANLLALLLTAVANTAANRRLTFGVTGRRHAGRHHLQGLLAFALGLALTSGALAVLHALTAPPRAVELVVLVAANLAATALRFLLLRLAMHHRP; the protein is encoded by the coding sequence ATGACCTTCACGCAGGAGCCCCGGGCCGCCGTACGGGCCCGGCCCACCGCCGAGGGCGCGGTGCTGGACGTGGTGGTCCCGGTCTACAACGAGGAGGCCGACCTCGGCCCCTGTGTCCGGCGGCTGCACGCGCACCTGACCGCGCACTTCCCGTACCCGTTCCGGATCACGGTGGCCGACAACGCCAGTGTGGACGGCACCCGGGCGGTCGCCGAGGCGCTCGCCGCCGAACTGCCCGGGGTGGAGGTGGTGCACCTGGCGGAGAAGGGACGGGGGCGGGCGCTGCGCGCCGCCTGGTCCGCCTCGCCGGCGCCGGTGCTCGCGTACATGGACGTGGACCTCTCCACCGACCTGGCCGCGTTGCTGCCGCTGGTCGCGCCGCTCCTCTCGGGCCACTCCGACCTGGCCATCGGCACCCGGCTGGCGCGGACCAGCCGGGTGGTCCGCGGCGCGAAGCGGGAGGTGATCTCCCGGGGCTACAACCTGCTGCTGCGCGGCACGCTCGCGGTGCGTTTCTCCGACGCGCAGTGCGGGTTCAAGGCGATCCGCGCCGACGTGGCGGCCGAGCTGCTGCCGCTGGTACGGGACACCGGGTGGTTCTTCGACACCGAGCTGCTGGTCCTGGCGCAGCGCGCCGGACTGCGGATCCATGAGGTGCCGGTGGACTGGGTGGACGACCCGGACAGCCGGGTCGACATCGTCGCCACCGCGCTGGCCGACCTGCGCGGGATCGGGCGGCTGGTCCGCGCGCTGCTCACCGGCGCGCTGCCCCTGCCCCGGCTGCGCGCCCAGCTCGGCCGGGCCCCGTTGCCGGCGCCACCGGCCCAGGTGCCGGTGGGGCTGCCCCGCCAGCTCGTCCGGTTCGCCGCGGTGGGGGTGGCCAGCACGCTGGCGTACCTGGTGATCTTCGTGGCGGCGCGTGGGCCGCTCGGGGCGCAACCGGCGAACCTGCTCGCGCTGCTGCTGACCGCGGTGGCCAACACGGCGGCCAACCGGCGGCTCACCTTCGGCGTCACCGGCCGCCGGCACGCCGGCCGGCACCACCTCCAGGGGTTGCTCGCGTTCGCCCTCGGGCTGGCCCTGACCAGTGGCGCGCTGGCGGTCCTGCACGCGCTCACGGCGCCGCCGCGCGCGGTCGAGCTGGTCGTCCTGGTGGCGGCCAACCTCGCCGCGACCGCGCTGCGGTTCCTGCTGCTCCGCCTGGCGATGCACCACCGCCCCTGA